The following coding sequences are from one Triticum aestivum cultivar Chinese Spring chromosome 5A, IWGSC CS RefSeq v2.1, whole genome shotgun sequence window:
- the LOC123102510 gene encoding uncharacterized protein gives MASLLSPNTVAATTARPSGRRSRLTPSVTAMATKGPKPSSGGTKRSSGTTTVFPVGKPAGPPRPATTKGSAPVKLLTNVEKLRLLTKAEKAGLLSAAERAGLSLSAVERLGLLSKAEELGVLSAATDPGTPGSLQGLALLLLAAGPAVVFLVPEQYPWEVALQAVAALVCVAGGSAAFAASSFVSRLQGSSG, from the exons ATGGCGTCGCTTCTTTCGCCGAACACCGTCGCTGCGACCACGGCGAGGCCGTCCGGCAGGAGGAGCCGCCTTACTCCCAGTGTCACCGCCATGGCAACCAAGGGCCCGAAGCCCAGCTCCGGCGGCACGAAAAGATCGTCG GGCACTACCACGGTGTTCCCGGTGGGGAAGCCCGCGGGCCCGCCGCGGCCGGCGACGACGAAGGGGTCGGCGCCCGTGAAGCTGCTGACGAACGTGGAGAAGCTACGGCTGCTGACCAAGGCGGAGAAGGCGGGCCTGCTGTCCGCGGCGGAGCGCGCCGGGCTGTCGCTGTCGGCGGTCGAGCGCCTCGGGCTGCTGTCcaaggcggaggagctcggggtgcTGTCGGCCGCCACCGACCCTGGCACCCCCGGCTCGCTGCAGGGCCTCGCGCTCCTGCTGCTGGCCGCCGGCCCCGCCGTCGTCTTCCTCGTCCCCGAGCAGTACCCCTGGGAGGTGGCGCTCcaggccgtcgccgccctcgtctgcGTCGCCGGGGGCTCCGCCGCGTTCGCCGCGTCCAGCTTCGTGTCCAGGCTCCAGGGCTCCTCCGGCTGA
- the LOC123102511 gene encoding mitochondrial import receptor subunit TOM5 homolog: MAAAKAALEKMRAFWDSQCNNEENWAVNYKVLKAAGIFAGSVFLMHNFGHNMVI, encoded by the exons atggcggcggcgaaggcggcgttggagaAGATGAGGGCGTTCTGGGACTCGCAGTGCAACAACGAGGAGAACTGGGCGGTCAACTAT AAGGTGCTAAAGGCTGCTGGTATATTTGCTGGATCCGTCTTCCTGATGCACAACTTTGGCCATAATATGGTCATCTAA